The Coffea arabica cultivar ET-39 chromosome 4e, Coffea Arabica ET-39 HiFi, whole genome shotgun sequence genome includes a window with the following:
- the LOC113740843 gene encoding uncharacterized mitochondrial protein AtMg00310-like — translation MAMPTYAMSCFKLPVKLCKEINALMARFWWGEDNGRRKIHWCSWKMMSTEKNTGGLGFKDLQGFNKALLGKQIWRILTCLNLLLSKVLRAKYYPKTSPLSCEVKGNASWIWKSLMGARDVVQRGARKKIGNGKSTKIWEDAWLLEGKEGKVESPKPPDCKVTKVSELISGFRWKSPLIFRTFSSHEAGNILKTPISLTSRPDCYFWSHSKNGQYAVRSAYEALTKEDK, via the coding sequence ATGGCAATGCCAACTTATGCAATGTCATGTTTTAAGCTTCCAGTAAAGTTATGCAAAGAAATCAACGCTCTGATGGCAAGATTCTGGTGGGGGGAGGATAATGGGAGGAGGAAAATACATTGGTGTTCATGGAAAATGATGTCAACTGAAAAGAACACCGGTGGACTGGGTTTTAAAGATCTCCAAGGCTTTAATAAAGCTTTGCTAGGCAAGCAGATTTGGAGGATTCTCACATGCCTGAATCTTTTGCTTAGTAAAGTGTTGAGAGCTAAGTACTACCCCAAGACATCACCACTGAGCTGTGAAGTAAAAGGTAATGCATCATGGATATGGAAGAGTTTGATGGGAGCAAGAGATGTGGTGCAGCGTGGAGCtaggaaaaaaattggaaatggAAAGAGCACCAAAATTTGGGAAGATGCTTGGCTACTGGAAGGCAAGGAAGGCAAGGTAGAATCCCCAAAACCCCCGGATTGTAAGGTCACAAAAGTTAGTGAGCTAATATCTGGCTTTAGATGGAAATCACCactcatttttaggacctttagCTCACATGAAGCTGGAAATATACTCAAAACGCCTATAAGTTTGACAAGTAGACCTGATTGCTACTTTTGGAGTCATAGCAAAAATGGACAATACGCGGTCAGGTCTGCTTATGAAGCATTGACAAAGGAGGATAAGTAG